The genomic segment GCTCCGCGTCGCAGCTCGGACGAGGGGCTGGAAGCGCTCCCAATCAAGCAAGACGATCTGATCGAAAGAGCCAAGGCCAAACTCCTGCCCCTGGCGGTCTAGCCGAGACAGGAAGTCCGCGTCGCGAACCACGGCTGAGACCGGGACGTTGTACTTCTCGATCAGTTGGTCGGGCCTCAACAGACCGTACTTGGTACTCAAGATGAACCAAGGGCAACCGGACTGCTCCGCGTACGATCGCCACGCGCGAAACGCTGCTTTGGTGTACGCCTCCTTGGCCGGCACAGCACCGACGTCCGGCCGGGACTCCCAAACCTTTTCCTGAGTGCAGGGAACGATGATCGCCTCCACGTCACGCCCCTCCCTGCGCCTCCGCGCTCACGCCGACATCCACGTCCAGTTCAGCAAGCGCCCTGCGAATGGCGAGGACGGAATCATCCACAGCCTCGCTCGCAAGCACCACTCGAAAGCAGGCCGGCTGCAGGAAGTGTCCCAGAATGATCTCCGCTTGCCGGACGGCAGTTACCCGGTTGCCAGTGTGAACAGGAAGGAGAACGAGCAGCTTCAACGGGTAGGGATGGAGAATGAGGTCAACGAGCGCACCTCTAACCTGCTTTGGGACGCGGGACTCCACTTCGACCGCCACTCGACC from the Nitrospirota bacterium genome contains:
- a CDS encoding DUF6884 domain-containing protein; the protein is MEAIIVPCTQEKVWESRPDVGAVPAKEAYTKAAFRAWRSYAEQSGCPWFILSTKYGLLRPDQLIEKYNVPVSAVVRDADFLSRLDRQGQEFGLGSFDQIVLLDWERFQPLVRAATRSLSVKCVLRKIQY